CATTACTTCCGGGAAGTTCGGGTCAAAGCCAGCGCTTACATCAGAGGACAGCATCATAGAATTTTTCAGCGCTCTTCGTAAAAGCAGCTCACTGTACTGATTTGCCGCATACATTACCTCTGCTGTGGCGTTTTCGAAGAAACGTGACTGCATACCGGTCGCTCCCACACTTCCGATTTCTTCTTTATCTACTAAAAGGCATACCGCTGTATATTTTACTTTATCCTGTGCCAGCATTGCTTCAAAGGACGGATAAGCGCAAACTCTGTCATCATGTCCGTATCCCATAATCATGCTTCTGTCAAATCCGTAGTCTCTGGCTTTTCCTGCCGGAACAACTTCAAATTCTGCGGAAAGGAAATCTTCCTCTTCCATATCATATTTTTCTTTTAAAATCTGAAGAATTTGTGCTTTTACCGGTTCTTCCTCCTCACCGGAAAGAGGAATACTTCCTACCAGTACATTGAGATTTTCCCCTTCTACCACTTCTGCCGCAGGTTTCTGAAGCTGCTTTGCAGAAAGATGGATTAATAAATCAGAAATTCCGAAAACAGGATCTGTTTCATCCTCTCCAATGACAACCTGAACCAGCTGTCCGTCTTTCTTTGCCACAACCCCGTGTAATGCCAAAGGAATTGTCACCCACTGATATTTCTTTACTCCGCCGTAGTAATGTGTATCTAAAAGAGCCAGCTCCTGATCTTCGTACAATGGATTTTGTTTTAAATCGATACGAGGAGAGTCTACATGAGCGCCTAAAATTCTCATGCCCTTTTCCATTGGTTCTTCACCGATAATGTACATTGCCAGAGTTTTATCCATATTGTTGGCATAAACCTTATCTCCTGCCTGCAATGTTTCCTTATTTGCAATGATATCATCAAGATTGCGGTAGCCTGCTGCCTTTGCCTGAGAAATCATTTCTGAAATACATTCACGCTCTGTCTTGCAGTTACTGATAAAAGCTTTATACTTTTCGTTAAACTGAAATACCTCTGTTGTATCTGTGTATTTTTTCCACGCATTTTCTGTCTTCATGTCTAAAAACCTCCTGTTCTTTCATCTTTCTCGATTTTACTACATCTTTGTTCTGATTGCAAGATGGAACGCTTTTCCGTAAAACCAAAAGAAGATGCAGCTTTATGCCGCATCTTCCCTTTTATTTTCTTTTTCGTTTCGGTATGCAGAGCTTACACTTCTTCTTTCTTGCTCAAGTATTCTTCAATACTTTTCATGGCTTCCTCTTCATCCGCGCCATCAACAGAAACTGTTACACTCTCACCAGCGTCTAATCCCAAACTCATCATGCCCATAATGCTTTTTGCATTTACTTTTCTTGCTTCGCTCTCCAAATAAATGCTGCTGGCATACTGACTTGCCACCTGTACGAGCATTGCGATTGGTCTTGCCTCAAGACCGTTTGAAATCCCGATGGTAATTGGTTTCCTAATCATACCTGTTCCTCCTTGAATCCTCTGAGCTGTTCTGCTATGCTGCAAATCTTCCTTAATCTGTGGTTAATACCTGACTTTCCTACCGGAGCAGACAGTAAACTGCCTAGTTCTTTTAAAGATGCCTGCGGATATTCCAATCTTAACAAAGCTGTTTCCTCCAGATTTTCAGGCAGTCTGTGGAGTCCCACAGTATCACGGATGTATATAATATCATCCACCTGCTTTACTGCTGCATTTACGGTTTTGTTAATATTTGCGGTTTCGCAGTTCACCTTTCTGTTTACAGTATTTCGCATCCCCTTCAAAATCCGGACATTTTCCAAATTCATCAGGGATACACCTGCTCCCATAAGACCTAAAAGTTCTACGATTTGTGCTCCTTCCTTCACGTAAACAACTTCATACTTTTTCCGCTTTACAATTTTAGCGTCAATTCCAAATGACTGTATAAGCTCCTGCATCTGTTGTGCCTTTTCCGGTGTTGTACAAACCACCTCGAAATGATAAAACTTTTCAGGGTCGCTAATAGAGCCGGCACATAAAAATGCACCTCTTAGAAATGCACGTTTACAGCAGCTCCTTTGAATGATGATGGGATTGACTAAAGCATTCGTTGTCACGGGTCTTCTGTCTGCGCTGAGCACCTTTACTGCCTGTAATATTTTAACAGTCAATTCTGTATCATCTATATCAATGGTAAATCGGTTGTTTTTCCTGACTATCTGTCTATCAGTAGAAACTTTGAGTTCCATTGTAAACGTTTTTTCCAGTAATGTAAAGACCTTTCTAAGAATACTTTCATTTTCCGAAGATATGGTAAGAATTAATTTTCCCTCCGGCGCAGGCACTATCTCTCCATGAAAAGCAATCATGGCTGCCAGTTCTGCAATACAGCAGTGCCTTGCGCTG
The DNA window shown above is from Blautia hansenii DSM 20583 and carries:
- a CDS encoding aminopeptidase, which codes for MKTENAWKKYTDTTEVFQFNEKYKAFISNCKTERECISEMISQAKAAGYRNLDDIIANKETLQAGDKVYANNMDKTLAMYIIGEEPMEKGMRILGAHVDSPRIDLKQNPLYEDQELALLDTHYYGGVKKYQWVTIPLALHGVVAKKDGQLVQVVIGEDETDPVFGISDLLIHLSAKQLQKPAAEVVEGENLNVLVGSIPLSGEEEEPVKAQILQILKEKYDMEEEDFLSAEFEVVPAGKARDYGFDRSMIMGYGHDDRVCAYPSFEAMLAQDKVKYTAVCLLVDKEEIGSVGATGMQSRFFENATAEVMYAANQYSELLLRRALKNSMMLSSDVSAGFDPNFPEVMEKKNSAYLGHGITFNKYTGSRGKSGSNDANPEYIAKLRKVMDDNHVAFQTAELGKVDQGGGGTIAYILANYNMEVIDCGVPVLNMHAPWEIASKVDIYEAYRGYCAFLKDM
- a CDS encoding HPr family phosphocarrier protein, whose protein sequence is MIRKPITIGISNGLEARPIAMLVQVASQYASSIYLESEARKVNAKSIMGMMSLGLDAGESVTVSVDGADEEEAMKSIEEYLSKKEEV
- the whiA gene encoding DNA-binding protein WhiA; translated protein: MSFSGSVKEELLRYEDSARHCCIAELAAMIAFHGEIVPAPEGKLILTISSENESILRKVFTLLEKTFTMELKVSTDRQIVRKNNRFTIDIDDTELTVKILQAVKVLSADRRPVTTNALVNPIIIQRSCCKRAFLRGAFLCAGSISDPEKFYHFEVVCTTPEKAQQMQELIQSFGIDAKIVKRKKYEVVYVKEGAQIVELLGLMGAGVSLMNLENVRILKGMRNTVNRKVNCETANINKTVNAAVKQVDDIIYIRDTVGLHRLPENLEETALLRLEYPQASLKELGSLLSAPVGKSGINHRLRKICSIAEQLRGFKEEQV